A single region of the Chroococcidiopsis thermalis PCC 7203 genome encodes:
- a CDS encoding VIT1/CCC1 transporter family protein has translation MPQTPHVEEHFTASEVVRDIVIGVSDGLTVPFALAAGLSGTVASTSIVVTAGLAEIAAGAIAMGLGGYLAAKSDADHYTSELKREQRELREKPGAEVTEVIDIFQSYGLTAEESKLIAKGLLRNPHALVNFMMRFELGIEKPAPRRALKSALTIASSYIAGGIVPLSPFIFISNSKTALTLSVIITNIVLVIFGYIKGHFTGAKPMRSAVQTVLTGGLAAAAAFSIAKLISR, from the coding sequence ATGCCCCAAACACCACACGTTGAGGAACATTTTACAGCCAGCGAAGTTGTCCGAGATATTGTCATTGGAGTCTCGGACGGATTGACAGTTCCCTTTGCTCTAGCAGCTGGGTTGTCTGGTACTGTAGCTTCTACCAGCATAGTTGTCACCGCTGGTTTAGCCGAGATTGCAGCAGGTGCGATCGCGATGGGTTTGGGTGGTTATCTTGCTGCTAAAAGCGATGCCGACCACTATACGTCAGAACTAAAGCGCGAACAACGGGAACTGAGAGAAAAGCCAGGGGCAGAGGTAACAGAAGTCATAGATATATTTCAATCCTATGGGCTGACAGCAGAAGAAAGTAAGTTAATTGCCAAGGGATTGCTGCGAAATCCTCATGCGCTAGTTAATTTCATGATGCGCTTTGAGTTGGGTATAGAAAAGCCTGCTCCTAGGCGAGCATTAAAGAGCGCCCTCACCATTGCTAGTTCTTACATTGCTGGAGGGATCGTTCCCCTAAGTCCTTTTATCTTCATTTCTAATTCCAAAACAGCACTGACACTTTCAGTAATTATTACTAACATTGTTCTGGTAATATTTGGCTATATCAAAGGTCATTTCACAGGTGCTAAACCAATGCGTAGTGCAGTCCAAACTGTACTAACTGGAGGACTTGCTGCGGCGGCTGCCTTTTCGATCGCCAAACTTATTTCTAGGTAA
- a CDS encoding manganese catalase family protein yields the protein MFFHKKETIHSVDIREPNPRFAQLLLEQFGGATGELSAALQYWVQSFHVEDASIRDMLQDIAVEEFGHLEMVGKMIEAHTKNVDQTEAYKSTLFALRGMGPHFLDSQGHAWTASYLNEGGDVVRDLRANIAAEAGARQTYEELIKLSTDEGSKKTLVHLLTREISHTQMFMKALDSLGKLTEPMFGNIQPDETVDIYYNLSSYGKEGVVQVDERGPWNSEPTFKYIADPLNTRS from the coding sequence ATGTTCTTTCATAAAAAAGAAACAATCCACAGCGTAGATATTAGAGAACCAAATCCACGTTTTGCCCAACTTCTTCTAGAACAATTTGGCGGCGCAACAGGAGAGCTTTCTGCGGCTTTGCAATACTGGGTACAGTCTTTTCACGTTGAAGATGCAAGTATTCGAGATATGCTTCAGGATATTGCCGTCGAAGAGTTTGGTCATTTGGAAATGGTGGGCAAAATGATCGAGGCTCACACTAAAAATGTCGATCAAACCGAGGCTTACAAAAGCACTCTGTTTGCCCTGCGTGGTATGGGACCGCATTTTCTAGATAGTCAAGGTCATGCTTGGACTGCTAGCTATCTCAACGAAGGTGGTGACGTAGTGCGCGACTTGCGGGCTAACATTGCGGCTGAAGCTGGAGCGCGTCAGACTTACGAAGAGTTGATTAAACTCTCAACTGATGAAGGAAGTAAGAAAACACTAGTGCATTTGCTGACAAGGGAAATTTCTCACACTCAAATGTTTATGAAGGCACTGGATTCTTTGGGTAAACTAACCGAGCCAATGTTTGGTAACATTCAACCAGATGAGACAGTTGACATTTACTACAACTTGTCCTCTTATGGAAAAGAGGGAGTAGTGCAGGTAGACGAACGCGGTCCTTGGAACTCGGAGCCAACGTTCAAGTACATTGCCGATCCGCTCAATACTCGTTCCTAG
- a CDS encoding MIP/aquaporin family protein: MNSKALIAEFVGTFALIFIGVGAIATNYINRGGITGTAVDLTAIALAHGLTIAVMVSATAAVSGGHLNPAVTFGAWLTGKIDPKNALGYVISQCLGAIFAASSIKLVIPLQALQAVGMGTPALGKGETPFMGLVMEFILTFFLVFVVFGTAIDSRAPRIGGLFIGLTVALDILAGGPLSGAAMNPARYLGPALMGGGLQYFWLYWIGPLAGGATAALLYHYTLADRSNRTIHNSEVATQSRLN; encoded by the coding sequence ATGAATTCAAAAGCACTAATCGCTGAATTTGTCGGAACTTTCGCCTTGATCTTTATTGGAGTGGGTGCGATCGCCACTAATTACATCAATCGGGGCGGAATTACAGGCACAGCAGTGGATCTGACTGCTATTGCTCTCGCCCACGGTTTGACAATCGCCGTTATGGTCAGTGCAACAGCAGCTGTAAGCGGCGGTCATCTCAATCCAGCCGTCACCTTTGGCGCTTGGCTGACAGGTAAAATCGATCCCAAGAATGCGTTGGGATATGTTATTTCTCAATGTTTGGGAGCCATTTTTGCCGCTAGTTCGATCAAACTGGTTATTCCTTTACAGGCACTCCAAGCTGTAGGTATGGGAACCCCAGCTCTTGGCAAGGGAGAAACTCCATTCATGGGATTGGTCATGGAATTCATTCTGACCTTCTTCCTAGTATTTGTTGTTTTTGGCACAGCTATTGACTCTCGCGCCCCTAGAATCGGCGGTTTGTTCATCGGATTAACTGTGGCACTAGACATCTTGGCTGGTGGTCCTCTGAGTGGCGCTGCTATGAACCCAGCTCGGTATCTCGGTCCAGCTTTAATGGGGGGTGGACTCCAGTATTTTTGGCTGTATTGGATCGGTCCTTTGGCAGGTGGTGCTACCGCAGCTTTGCTATACCATTACACGTTGGCAGATAGGAGTAATCGCACTATCCATAACAGTGAAGTTGCAACTCAGTCTCGTCTGAACTAA
- a CDS encoding HAMP domain-containing sensor histidine kinase produces the protein MDKLDAIASATKQMTCLVEDLLFLARTDATETTLTQEWRAIPIDELLEDLVDFLLPQAQAKEITLKLDLLEEAFVKGDAFQLRRLFSNLLENALQYTLPGGTVTISLVSQGKFVAIGVEDTGIGIAPEHVPLVFHRFWRADKARTYREDGSGLGLAIAQAIAQRHGGEIVLSSQIGVGSCFGVRLPIAA, from the coding sequence GTGGACAAGTTGGATGCGATCGCCAGTGCGACTAAACAAATGACTTGCTTGGTAGAAGATTTACTCTTTCTCGCACGGACAGACGCTACAGAAACTACCTTGACGCAAGAGTGGAGAGCGATCCCAATAGACGAACTGCTAGAAGATTTGGTGGATTTCCTATTACCTCAAGCCCAAGCCAAGGAAATTACTCTCAAGTTAGATTTATTAGAAGAAGCATTTGTTAAAGGTGATGCCTTCCAGCTGAGGCGTTTATTTTCTAACCTGCTAGAAAATGCGCTGCAATATACACTACCTGGAGGAACTGTAACTATTTCTCTAGTCAGCCAAGGTAAGTTTGTGGCGATCGGCGTTGAGGATACGGGAATCGGGATCGCACCAGAACACGTTCCACTAGTTTTTCATCGCTTTTGGAGAGCAGATAAGGCGCGAACGTACAGAGAAGACGGTTCGGGATTGGGATTGGCGATCGCTCAAGCCATTGCTCAACGCCACGGGGGAGAGATTGTCCTCAGCAGCCAAATCGGAGTCGGTAGTTGCTTTGGGGTACGTCTACCGATCGCCGCCTAA
- a CDS encoding histidine kinase dimerization/phospho-acceptor domain-containing protein: MFQALHWRLLISYLSVMVTILGIFTLAVYQFVAYNLYQKTDRQMLGLADAAAHSLSKLRADRTAIHRQMPRSFDNDGDLDIPWQNLRENHQSVEWYDANRQLLGKAGKSLPDIPLAANSYISQQGQIRALTIRVYEEKQSRAKQELQGYIRVLESTEELAEELDRLLLGLGVAGIIALSLTGVGGLWLTRQSIKPIQLSFQQLKQLNQQLKQFTADASHELRSPLAAIKTSTQVMMTHPE; encoded by the coding sequence ATGTTTCAGGCTTTACACTGGCGGCTATTGATTTCCTACCTAAGTGTCATGGTGACAATTTTAGGAATATTTACCTTAGCCGTATATCAGTTTGTCGCCTACAATCTTTATCAAAAAACAGACCGCCAAATGCTAGGATTGGCAGATGCAGCCGCTCACAGTTTATCTAAGCTCCGAGCCGATCGCACCGCCATTCATCGTCAGATGCCCCGCTCGTTCGACAACGATGGCGATCTCGATATCCCGTGGCAGAATTTACGCGAAAATCACCAAAGTGTGGAATGGTATGATGCTAACCGTCAGCTGTTAGGTAAAGCTGGAAAGTCGCTTCCAGACATTCCTTTAGCAGCTAACTCATATATTTCGCAACAAGGGCAGATTCGCGCTCTCACGATTCGGGTTTATGAAGAAAAACAGAGTAGAGCTAAGCAGGAACTTCAAGGTTATATTCGCGTATTAGAATCCACCGAAGAATTAGCAGAAGAACTAGACAGACTTCTATTAGGATTGGGTGTAGCAGGGATAATTGCCCTGTCGCTAACTGGTGTTGGTGGCTTGTGGCTGACGCGACAATCCATAAAACCGATTCAGTTGAGTTTTCAGCAGTTAAAACAGTTAAATCAGCAGTTAAAGCAGTTTACAGCCGACGCTTCCCACGAGTTGCGTAGTCCTCTAGCGGCGATTAAGACTTCAACTCAGGTGATGATGACTCATCCAGAGTGA
- a CDS encoding response regulator transcription factor, with translation MRILLVEDDERLAKALAEALTDRHYIVDIATDGQAGWEFVEICPYDLMILDVMLPKQDGIDLCQKLRQSKHSMPILMLTARDTSSDKVMGLDAGADDYVVKPFDLQELMARIRAHLRRGSSSLPLVLEWEHLRLNPNTCEATYNGQLLHLTPKEYRILELFMRHSHRTFNRSEILDRLWSFDEPPAEETVKVHIRSLRQKLRAAGAAADLIETVYGLGYRLKQTF, from the coding sequence ATGAGAATTCTGTTGGTAGAGGATGACGAGCGCCTTGCTAAGGCTTTAGCAGAAGCCCTTACCGATCGACATTACATTGTTGACATTGCTACAGACGGTCAGGCAGGTTGGGAGTTTGTAGAAATCTGTCCCTACGACCTAATGATTTTAGATGTCATGCTACCAAAGCAAGATGGGATCGATCTTTGCCAAAAATTACGTCAGAGCAAGCATTCTATGCCAATTCTGATGCTGACAGCAAGAGACACCAGTTCGGATAAAGTTATGGGGTTAGATGCCGGAGCAGATGATTATGTTGTCAAACCCTTTGACCTACAAGAGCTGATGGCTCGGATTCGAGCGCATCTACGTCGGGGTAGCTCAAGCCTACCGCTAGTGTTAGAGTGGGAACATTTGCGCCTCAACCCTAATACCTGTGAGGCTACATACAACGGACAACTTCTACATCTAACACCAAAAGAGTATCGCATACTAGAATTATTCATGCGTCACAGCCATCGCACCTTCAATCGGAGCGAAATTCTCGATCGCCTTTGGTCGTTTGATGAACCACCAGCAGAGGAAACCGTTAAGGTTCATATCAGGAGCCTACGGCAAAAATTGCGAGCGGCTGGAGCTGCGGCTGACTTAATCGAGACAGTATACGGCTTGGGTTATCGGCTCAAACAAACTTTCTAA
- a CDS encoding MFS transporter, whose translation MNTLSLFRCLRNPVFARLYTAQTVSLLGDALTWVGLALLAFELVGKNSAVVLSGALTLRVTAFVLLSPLAGAIADRLDRKRIMVVTHLARMLLVGLLPFVTAVWQIYLLIFALNVFNAFFTPTYKATIPQVTGQNDYPQAIALSSVTYQLLSVLGPGFAGAVAAFIGARQIFFLDALSFVVAAILIFSLPGQLRVDSSQPAVRTTGRTWQDIKAGTTRLFVDAPIRYALLMQLVASIAGAQILVNTIGYVQGTLKLGEVQYGWVMAAFGIGAALSAVVVGAINRRLALTSLMLMGAVSISLALMPANSVDLAVLMILWAVAGAGQNLVDLPTQTLIADRIPRTIQGRVYGAHFAWSHLWWAISYPLAGWLGSHLGDRSFLYGSLVSLGLLAVVQVTVAPQLRDREHIHYPTWHEHEHIHDEHHQHDHEPEILTGEPHTHLHEHATILYHSHPAPIDLHHRHHY comes from the coding sequence ATGAATACCCTTTCACTATTTCGTTGCCTCCGCAATCCAGTATTTGCGCGGCTTTATACAGCCCAAACCGTCAGTTTATTGGGAGACGCACTAACCTGGGTAGGTTTAGCTCTACTTGCCTTTGAGTTGGTGGGGAAGAATTCAGCCGTTGTCTTGTCTGGGGCTTTGACACTGCGCGTTACTGCTTTCGTCCTACTGTCACCTCTAGCAGGAGCGATCGCCGATCGCTTGGATCGCAAGCGGATTATGGTCGTAACTCATTTAGCGCGAATGCTGCTAGTTGGCTTACTACCGTTCGTTACAGCAGTGTGGCAAATCTACTTGCTGATTTTTGCGCTGAACGTCTTCAATGCCTTCTTTACACCGACATATAAGGCGACAATCCCCCAAGTCACGGGACAGAATGACTATCCGCAAGCGATCGCGCTTTCCAGCGTCACTTACCAATTGTTAAGCGTGTTGGGTCCAGGTTTTGCCGGAGCTGTCGCCGCCTTTATCGGAGCAAGGCAGATTTTCTTCTTAGATGCTCTGAGCTTCGTAGTTGCGGCTATTTTAATTTTCAGCTTACCAGGACAGCTGAGAGTCGATTCTAGTCAACCAGCGGTGAGGACAACAGGTAGAACGTGGCAAGATATCAAAGCAGGCACAACTCGTTTGTTTGTAGATGCTCCAATTCGCTACGCACTCCTGATGCAGCTAGTTGCCTCTATTGCTGGAGCGCAAATTCTCGTCAATACTATCGGTTACGTTCAAGGAACGCTCAAATTAGGAGAAGTGCAGTACGGCTGGGTGATGGCAGCTTTCGGTATTGGTGCTGCTCTCTCGGCTGTGGTAGTAGGTGCGATAAATAGACGTTTAGCACTAACATCGCTGATGTTGATGGGTGCAGTTTCGATTTCCCTAGCCTTAATGCCTGCAAATTCTGTAGATTTAGCAGTGCTGATGATACTGTGGGCTGTGGCAGGTGCAGGACAAAACTTGGTGGACTTGCCGACTCAAACTTTAATTGCAGATCGTATCCCCAGGACTATCCAAGGAAGAGTTTATGGGGCGCACTTTGCCTGGAGTCATCTGTGGTGGGCAATCTCATATCCGTTAGCTGGGTGGTTGGGCAGTCATTTGGGCGATCGCTCGTTCCTGTACGGTAGCTTAGTGAGTTTAGGGTTGTTAGCAGTCGTCCAAGTCACTGTAGCGCCGCAACTGCGCGATCGCGAACACATACACTATCCGACTTGGCACGAACACGAACACATACACGACGAACACCATCAGCACGACCACGAGCCAGAAATACTGACAGGCGAGCCACATACGCATCTGCACGAACACGCAACAATTTTGTATCACAGCCATCCCGCTCCGATCGACCTCCACCACCGCCATCACTATTAG
- a CDS encoding metal-sensitive transcriptional regulator gives MPQTQNQKILNRLARIEGHVQAIQRTIEADRPCPEILLQIVAVRAALKKVALILLEDFAEQRLADALPSDNFESERSDLCKALNLLS, from the coding sequence ATGCCCCAAACTCAAAACCAAAAAATTCTCAATCGTCTTGCCAGGATTGAAGGTCACGTCCAGGCTATTCAACGAACGATCGAGGCTGACAGACCTTGCCCAGAAATACTTTTGCAAATTGTGGCAGTACGAGCGGCACTCAAAAAAGTGGCTTTAATCTTACTAGAAGACTTTGCCGAACAACGCTTGGCGGATGCCCTGCCTAGTGACAATTTTGAATCGGAGCGATCCGATCTTTGCAAAGCTTTAAATTTGTTGAGTTAG
- the rppB gene encoding two-component system sensor histidine kinase RppB: MQQNKLFTRTRWQLVVWYAAVMGCILGLLGFGMYQAIIHAHWRTLDRELEIVAGTLHDSIEKTLIQPGRLEQTTKQLLPQMPQLEKRHILGAIHRDDYYIRFLDRSGRVIALFGSQPNGLPLTSGESTWQTLVDSKGNRYHQISLSLHTQDNRPWGYMQMGRSLKDVDDYLTNVKLVLLVGLPIAMAMVAVSSWWLAGLAMRPIYRSYRQVQQFTADAAHELRTPLAALGATVESALRSPDLSQAEAYDILHTLNRQNQRLTTLVADLLLLSRMERRPLPARHQLCCLNDIISDLVEELTSLALDAGVKLTSDIQVKSLLRVFGDEEQLYRLFTNLIVNAIQYTPSGGRVTVILERNGHYALIRVRDTGIGIAPEQQQRVFDRFYRVSSDRSRASGGSGLGLAIAMAIVQAHDGSLEVQSELGKGSTFSVRLPLETTSLPDS, from the coding sequence ATGCAACAAAATAAACTTTTTACTCGGACTCGTTGGCAATTAGTCGTTTGGTATGCAGCCGTGATGGGTTGCATTTTAGGTCTACTTGGCTTTGGAATGTACCAAGCAATTATTCACGCTCACTGGCGCACTCTAGACAGAGAGCTAGAGATTGTGGCTGGAACGCTACACGATTCGATCGAAAAAACTTTGATTCAACCTGGACGCTTGGAACAGACAACCAAGCAGCTCCTGCCACAAATGCCGCAGTTGGAAAAACGTCACATTCTCGGAGCCATTCACCGAGATGACTACTACATCAGGTTTTTAGACCGTTCTGGACGGGTTATCGCTCTATTCGGTTCTCAACCAAATGGGTTGCCGCTTACCTCAGGAGAGTCTACATGGCAAACTCTTGTCGATTCTAAGGGAAATCGGTATCATCAAATATCTTTATCATTACATACTCAGGACAATCGCCCTTGGGGATACATGCAGATGGGGCGAAGTCTCAAAGATGTTGACGATTATCTAACTAACGTGAAGCTAGTTTTGCTGGTAGGATTACCAATTGCTATGGCAATGGTGGCAGTTTCCAGTTGGTGGCTGGCAGGATTAGCAATGCGACCGATTTACCGCTCGTATAGGCAAGTTCAACAGTTTACAGCAGATGCAGCTCACGAATTGAGAACGCCTTTAGCGGCACTAGGTGCAACTGTCGAATCAGCTCTGCGATCGCCCGATCTGTCACAAGCAGAAGCATACGATATTTTACACACTTTAAACCGCCAGAATCAACGACTGACGACGTTAGTTGCCGATCTACTTTTACTATCTCGCATGGAGCGGCGACCTTTACCAGCACGACATCAGCTTTGTTGCTTAAACGATATTATTAGCGATTTAGTAGAAGAATTAACATCCTTGGCTCTTGACGCAGGAGTAAAGTTGACATCTGACATCCAAGTAAAAAGTTTGTTGCGCGTCTTTGGGGATGAAGAGCAACTGTACCGTTTATTTACAAATTTAATAGTCAATGCCATCCAGTACACGCCATCGGGCGGTCGCGTCACTGTAATTCTAGAGCGTAACGGTCACTACGCGCTGATTCGGGTTCGAGATACGGGGATTGGCATTGCACCCGAGCAACAACAACGAGTTTTTGATCGCTTCTATCGTGTCAGCAGCGATCGCTCTAGAGCATCAGGAGGATCGGGGTTAGGGTTAGCAATCGCGATGGCGATCGTTCAAGCACATGATGGTAGTTTAGAGGTGCAGAGCGAATTGGGTAAAGGCAGTACTTTCAGCGTTCGATTACCTTTAGAAACTACATCACTTCCAGATAGCTGA
- the rppA gene encoding two-component system response regulator RppA, protein MRILLVEDEPDLGSAIKRTLHQEKYVVDLVLNGTEAWEYLENQHAQYALAILDWSLPGMSGIDLCQRLRRQNSPLPVLILTARDSIEDRVTGLDAGADDYLVKPFSMAELLARVRALQRRSPQILPQKLQAGNLILDYANRSVYLLEQSGDKQLVSLTNKEFQLLEYFMTHPNRIVSSEQIRNQLWEVNADTTSNVVAAQIRLLRRQLAVIGSTDAIETVPGRGYRLNIPDATK, encoded by the coding sequence ATGAGAATACTACTAGTTGAGGATGAACCAGATCTAGGATCTGCAATTAAGCGCACTTTACACCAGGAAAAGTATGTGGTCGATCTGGTTTTAAATGGTACTGAAGCCTGGGAATATTTGGAAAATCAGCACGCACAGTATGCCTTGGCTATCCTTGACTGGTCGTTACCTGGAATGTCAGGAATAGATCTTTGCCAGCGGTTGAGGAGGCAAAACAGCCCGTTACCAGTGTTGATCCTGACAGCTAGAGATAGTATCGAAGATAGAGTAACAGGTTTGGATGCAGGGGCAGATGACTATCTAGTAAAACCGTTTAGTATGGCGGAACTCCTAGCAAGGGTGAGGGCACTCCAGAGGCGATCGCCTCAGATTCTACCCCAAAAACTCCAAGCAGGTAATCTAATTTTAGATTACGCTAACCGAAGTGTTTATCTGCTCGAACAAAGTGGCGATAAGCAGTTAGTATCGCTGACCAATAAGGAATTTCAGCTACTAGAGTATTTTATGACACATCCGAATCGGATTGTTAGCAGCGAGCAGATTCGCAATCAGCTTTGGGAAGTGAATGCAGATACGACTAGTAATGTAGTAGCTGCTCAAATTCGCTTGCTCAGACGACAACTTGCAGTCATAGGCAGCACTGACGCAATCGAAACTGTTCCTGGCAGGGGCTATCGCCTCAACATTCCCGATGCAACAAAATAA
- a CDS encoding XamI family restriction endonuclease: MAVNCDKPDRWKVDIAQSVDMYNTWFVNFAPQAFRETRVKVTQVVASTLQATNNLKNLQPEILRQNPSILPTLRMCTCPPIARDRLIGLAGVAKSVVERMEVEGKLPVRLTGDRLDEQLRKITNIVSRLADRDIFTWLDTEQKPTESEIYRAATIVADRLCGSSADPIVRNAQEARQLREIAAWLNRRGYRLLPADRRVRFDEMLPGTYSFRLNIPVNLSSEDGKTVNIPVDAVIMRNTARRGDRPLLVEAKSAGDFTNVNKRRKEEARKIQQLQATYGNTIEFVLFLCGYFDSGYLGYEAAEGIDWVWEHRIDDLAEFGL; this comes from the coding sequence ATGGCTGTAAATTGCGATAAACCCGATCGTTGGAAAGTAGACATAGCTCAGTCTGTAGATATGTACAATACTTGGTTTGTGAATTTCGCTCCGCAGGCATTTCGTGAAACTCGCGTTAAAGTCACCCAGGTTGTAGCATCGACACTACAAGCTACTAACAATCTCAAAAATTTACAGCCAGAGATTCTGCGACAGAATCCGAGCATACTTCCGACACTCAGGATGTGTACCTGTCCGCCAATTGCTAGAGATCGGCTAATTGGGTTAGCTGGTGTGGCTAAAAGTGTCGTGGAGCGCATGGAAGTTGAAGGTAAATTACCCGTTCGGCTCACAGGCGATCGCCTCGATGAACAACTGAGAAAAATTACAAATATTGTCTCAAGACTTGCGGATCGGGATATTTTTACGTGGCTAGATACAGAGCAAAAACCGACAGAAAGTGAGATTTATCGTGCTGCAACAATTGTTGCAGATCGTTTGTGTGGCTCGTCAGCAGATCCTATCGTTCGTAACGCTCAAGAGGCAAGACAACTACGGGAGATAGCAGCATGGCTGAACAGACGCGGTTATCGTCTATTGCCTGCGGATCGAAGGGTACGGTTTGATGAAATGCTGCCAGGAACGTATAGCTTTCGGTTGAATATCCCTGTCAACTTGTCATCTGAGGATGGTAAAACAGTCAATATCCCTGTTGATGCAGTCATTATGCGTAATACTGCTCGACGTGGAGATCGTCCCTTATTGGTAGAAGCAAAATCGGCGGGTGACTTTACAAATGTCAATAAACGGAGAAAGGAAGAAGCCCGAAAAATCCAACAGCTACAGGCGACCTATGGTAATACAATCGAGTTTGTTTTATTCTTATGTGGCTACTTTGACAGTGGATACTTAGGCTACGAAGCTGCGGAGGGTATAGATTGGGTTTGGGAGCATCGTATAGATGATTTGGCAGAATTTGGATTATGA
- a CDS encoding Eco57I restriction-modification methylase domain-containing protein encodes MIWQNLDYEQPSNIDLIEAKRAIEQTRLDATKSAVERNRLGQFATPYSLALEILSYSKSLLPSNEKIRFLDPAIGTGSFYSALLQTFSLEQIESAVGYEIDRDYAETALKLWSNTPLKVNIVDFTESVPPEKESLRSNFLICNPPYVRHHHLSNEKKNLLKDLGIKATGIQLSGLAGLYCYFLLVAHNWMSQSGLACWLIPSEFMDVNYGVKIKNYLLNQVTLLRVHRFDPNDLQFSNVLVSTAVIWFRNIRPTRDYNVKFTYGGSIDKPIFSKSVSSKFLEKVPKWNVTAISGTQKFNIQSSDVKLSDLFEIKRGVATGANNFFILKSEQTSQLCIPTEFLTPILPSPRHLPNDEIFADERGNPRLDRQLFLLTCKQQLEELRANHLSVWNYLKQGVEAGIPERYLCKHRSLWYLQETRHPTKFLCTYMGRHQSKNGKPFRFILNHSNAIAPNVYLMMYPKQHLATLLATAPDLLKSVWKALNSIPMQSLISEGRVYGDGLHKLEPRELANTPANILLEALENSSYTTLEGKNFYSRF; translated from the coding sequence ATGATTTGGCAGAATTTGGATTATGAGCAGCCTAGTAACATCGATCTAATTGAGGCTAAAAGGGCGATCGAGCAGACTCGACTCGATGCTACTAAAAGTGCTGTGGAACGCAATCGCTTAGGACAATTTGCTACACCGTATTCTTTGGCACTCGAAATCCTCAGCTACTCTAAATCTCTACTTCCATCCAATGAAAAAATTCGCTTTTTAGATCCAGCAATCGGCACTGGCTCTTTTTATTCTGCTTTATTGCAAACGTTTTCTCTCGAACAAATTGAGAGTGCTGTTGGTTACGAAATTGACCGAGATTATGCTGAAACAGCACTAAAACTATGGAGCAATACTCCTTTGAAAGTTAACATTGTAGATTTCACAGAAAGTGTTCCGCCTGAAAAGGAGAGTCTGAGATCTAATTTCTTGATTTGCAATCCGCCTTACGTGCGACACCACCATTTATCAAATGAGAAGAAGAATCTGCTCAAAGATCTAGGAATAAAAGCTACTGGTATTCAATTGAGCGGTTTAGCAGGTCTGTACTGTTATTTTCTATTAGTAGCACATAACTGGATGTCGCAGAGTGGACTAGCTTGCTGGTTAATTCCTTCTGAGTTTATGGATGTAAACTACGGGGTAAAAATCAAAAACTACTTGTTAAACCAAGTGACTCTACTCAGAGTACATAGATTCGATCCTAACGATCTGCAATTCAGTAATGTGCTTGTATCTACAGCAGTTATTTGGTTTAGAAATATAAGACCAACTCGTGACTACAATGTAAAATTTACCTATGGAGGAAGCATTGACAAACCTATTTTTTCAAAAAGTGTATCATCAAAGTTTCTAGAAAAAGTACCGAAATGGAACGTAACCGCAATTTCAGGTACTCAAAAGTTCAATATTCAATCTTCTGATGTTAAGTTATCCGATCTATTTGAAATTAAGCGAGGAGTTGCTACTGGAGCCAACAACTTTTTTATCCTCAAATCCGAACAGACTAGTCAACTTTGCATTCCAACTGAATTTTTAACGCCTATTTTGCCCAGCCCTCGACATTTACCAAATGATGAAATATTTGCGGATGAACGAGGAAATCCTCGGCTCGATCGCCAACTTTTCTTGTTAACCTGCAAACAACAACTAGAAGAGTTACGTGCTAACCATCTCTCTGTTTGGAATTATCTCAAACAAGGTGTAGAGGCTGGTATACCGGAGCGTTATTTGTGTAAGCATCGGTCGTTGTGGTACTTGCAGGAAACTAGACATCCTACCAAATTTCTGTGTACGTATATGGGGCGACATCAATCCAAAAATGGCAAGCCTTTTCGCTTCATCCTTAACCATTCCAACGCGATCGCTCCCAATGTTTATCTTATGATGTATCCCAAACAACATCTAGCAACTCTCCTCGCAACCGCTCCCGATCTGCTGAAATCTGTTTGGAAAGCCTTAAATTCAATTCCTATGCAAAGCTTAATCAGTGAGGGGCGTGTTTATGGAGACGGGTTGCACAAATTAGAGCCGAGAGAGTTAGCAAATACACCAGCCAATATACTACTAGAAGCTTTAGAAAACTCTAGTTATACTACCCTTGAAGGCAAAAACTTCTATAGCAGGTTTTAA